The nucleotide window CAGCGAATTACCTCTTGTGCCCGCGCGCCGCCCGCCGGATTGGCTCTGCCGACCGGGCGGTGTCCGCGGAGATTAGCCGTGGAACCGGTACAGCGACGTGACGTACGGCAGCCGGTTGAGCATCCAGACCGCGACCGGGAGCCCCACGACCGTGATCGCGAGCAAGGACGCGACGTTCGCCCACAGCAGGCTCAGCCACCAGCCGACGAGGAGGAAGTAGATTCCCCGGACGGCGAGCGAGCGCTGCCCGCGCGCCGACTCCGGCTCCGAGAGCGACCGCGGCTCCGCGAGCGTGAGCACCGTCGGCACGAGGTTGATCAGTTTGATGCCGACCGGCAGCAGGAGAACCGTGACGTTGAGCGCCCACGCGACGTTGACGACGATCGGCGTCGCCCACCAGCCGACGAACACGAACCACAGCGCGCGAACCGGAAGCGATCGTTGTGCCATTGGCTAGGGTTGCCCCCCTGACGGTAAACCGGTGTCGTCGCCCTCGACTGCCCCGACTGGACGACATATATCAGATTTAGATAATACCTTGGAAAATTACTATTTGGGTCACAGAGGGGAATCGGTTCTGCCGCCCTGTCGCCGGATACGCTCCGCCTGAGAGACGGACTTCACTCCACGGTACCGTCCGCGACCCGACTTACTCCTCGGCGGCTTCGGATTTTGCCGTACAGCCGCAGCCACCTCGGCGAATGAGTTCTCCAATCGGCACGTCCGCGCCGCAGTGCGGGCAGACGGCGCGCACGTCGACGAGTACGTCGTACCCGTCGGTGTCCAGTTCGTCCGCGCTCGCGAGCGAAGAGATAGCGGACTCAGCGACCGCTGACAGGCGACCCACCAGTTTCTCGATGGTCTCGACCTTCCGCTCCACCATGCCGTCGCCCGCCGCGGGGAGGCTCGCCTCCCGCTCCTTGGTGAGGTACGTGTGGATCGCCTGGTGGGTAACGAAATCCCCGGTCAGCTCGTCGACATCAATCCCTTCACGTTCGAGGTGACGGCGGGTCCGGGTCTTCGACGATCCGGATTCTCCTCGGAGAGCGTCGTACGCGCTCGAAACGTTCACGCTAACCGATGAGACGTTCGCCTCGCGAAGAGCCGCCTCCAGCACCGCTTCATTGAACTCGTCGGCGAGATCCCGCAGGCTCGTTCGCTCGCCCGACTCACCCGTCCACGCCGTCTCCAAGTTCGCGCCCATCCCGTCGAGGTCGTATTTCCGGATCACTCGGGCGACCTTCGTGTTCGTATCGCTTGCTTCAGCGGTCATACCGACAGTTCGACCGCAGTGGTGACAAAAACACCGGTGTGCCAGCCCGTCGTCGTCCGGAGTACGCCGGCACCGAAACTCCGGAGAATAACTCGTCGACTCCGTCCACAGTTCTAATCGAGGACACTCCAAGATCCACCCGAAATATATTTCAAACTTCTTTGACTTTAGTAGAATAATATGATATCTTATGTTTGTAGCCACAGAGTCTCGTTGACAGCAAAAATACGAGAAATACTCTACGCGCCAACACCGTCTTCCGGGGCCGTGAAGTTCAAGATCCCCGTGTAGAACTCCTCGACCGTCAGATGGTCGTTCTCGACTTGCCGTTCGACGTTCCGGTAGAACCCGTCTCGCTCGTTGGCGACCTCGTCGCTCACGTTGAACTCGTTCTCATCGTAAAAATCCGACGTAGCGCCCATGCTCCGCATGACCGTGTAGAAATCCGGCAGCAGGAAGATATCGAGTTCAGAGAGGTCGCCGCCGTCTTCGTGATCGACGGTCCAGTCGTACCCGTATCGGTCGAACTCGTCGGTGATCCTGTCTGTGCGAGAGTTGACGCCCGTCGACCGTACTTCCCGCCAGAACGGCGTCTCGCCTGACGCGTATCTATAGTGGACACCGACGAAGTCGTGGATGGACTCCCAAGCGCGGCGGACCGACTCGTTGAACGCCGTTCGGATCGCGTCGTCGACGACTCGGCCGTGCGAGGACAGCAGGTTCGCGAACCGCACCGCGAGCGAGGCGTTGGCGGTGAGCGCGGTCGACTGTAACGGTTCGACGAACCCCTGGGCGTTCCCGATGGCCAGACAGTTCCGGACCCACGCCCGGTCGTGGTAGCCGGACTCGAAGTCGTATCGATCGACCTCCGTCTCGGCGTCGGTGAGGGCGTCTCCGGCATCGCCCGGGGCGACCTCCGCGACGAACTCGCGGAACTCCGTCATCGCCGTCTCCTCGTCGGTGTACTCGGTGCTGAACACGTACCCCAGATCGCGGTTGTCGTACGTGTCGATCTGCCAGAACCACCCGTGATCGCCCGTCTCGACGACGGTTGCCGGGATGACATCGGACAGCGACCGGTCAATCCGGACGTTAAGCGCCGCGTCCAACGGGAAATCGAAATCACGGAATTCGACATCCTGCTCGCTCCGGAGGATTCGGTTGAATCCGGTCGCATCCACGTAGAGGTCCGCCTCGTAGCGCCGCTGACTGCCCTGTATTGCGTTGATTCGCGAACCGTCCGTCTCGACGGCGGTGATTTCGTCGTCGACGAGTGAGACGCCACGCTCCCGGCAGTGCTTCCGCAAGAATCCGTTGAACCGCTTGGTGTTGAGGTGATAGGCGACATCGTCGTACTTGTCGAGGTCACCGTCCGACCCGTAGTACCACGGCGACTTGCCCTGCGCGAGAATCTGTTCGCCTCGCGTGCGGTGGTCGGGGCTGTCGCAGAGTTCGTCGTAGTGGTGATAGAAGTGCTCGACGGCGTTCGGCGTGTTCGCGTCCGGGTATTTGGTCGGCGCGTCGAACGGGAACTGGAATGACGGGCGGTCACACCAGTCCCGGAAGTACACCGATGCTTTCCATATCGGCTTCACCTCCGCGATGAACTCGTGTTCGTCGAGCTGGAGCGCGCCGTGGAGGATGCCCTGGATTTCGCGGTACGTGCTCTTCCCCACCTGCGGAACCGCCTGTTGGAAGTCGTCGACGACGGAGACGTCCACATCCGGGTTCATCTGCCGGACGCTCAGTGCCGTCAGCAACCCGACGTCGCCGCCCCCCACGATAGTCACTTCGTCTACCGTCTTGTTCATCGGTACCACACAACTCGTACTTGCTGATAATAGGTTCAACGGTTCTGTGTGGATCAATCCTGTAGGAAATAACTGATGCCGTCCGGTTGCCGGACAGCTGAACACGGAGTCGGAGAGCTGAACACGGAGTCGGAGAGATGAACACGGACTCGGAGTACTATTTTGGAGCAAATATGCTTGGATACCAACCTTATTACCCTCGCTCTGACAGCCCTGTACCATGGCAGACGTTCGTGACAGCCCGACAGTCACTGACTATCCCGACCCGGAGACGGCCGACCACATCACGTACAACCCGTCGCTGGCGACGCTGCGAGGCTACTCCTCGCATCTTGAGACGACGACGGACTACGGCGCGCCCGCGTACGTCAGCGAGTACCGCTCTCGGAGCGCGGAGCGGACGAAGAACGCCGTCGACGACGGCTTCGACGCCGACGACTTCCGCGTCTTCGAGCAGGCTCTCGACTGGGTTCGAGACCCCCACAACGACGTCGTCTGTGTCGACCGCGTGGTCGGTCGTCACGGGGACGCCGCTCACGTCTGCCGGCTGTTCGTTCCCGAGGAGTACGGCCGCATCGCGCTCGCGTGGGCGAAGCTCCTCGAACCGGCCGAGGAAGCCGACCCCGACTTCGTCACCGTACAGCTACCGGACGCGACGCCGGAACCGACGATCCGTATTCTCCCGGAAGCCGGCGTCACGACGGTCCTCGGGAGCGACTACACCGGCGAGGCGAAGAAGTCGTTCCTGCGGTTGTTCATGCTGCGCGCGAAACAGCGTGGCGGGCTCGGACTCCACGCCGGCAGCAAGCGCGTCACCCTCGACGACGCGGACGGCCGCCGCGAGGTCGGCCAGCTGTTCCTCGGACTCTCCGGGACGGGGAAGTCGACGCTCACGAGCCACGGCCTCTGGCTCGACGATCCGGAGGGCGTCGAGATGATCCAAGACGACGTCTGCGCGCTCCTCCCGTCGGGGACGGTCGCGGGCAGCGAGGGCGGCGGCCTCTACATCAAGACGCTCGGCTTAGCGGCCGACGAGCAGCCCGAACTCCACGACGCGGCCACCGACGAGAGCGCGGCCCTCGAAAACGTCGCCGTCGACGATGACGGGAGCGTCCACTTCGACGAACCCCGACACGGCCGAAATGCGCGCGCCGTAATTCGCCGCGACCGGCTCGCGAGCGCCTCCGAGGACGTCGACCTCCCCACCGTCGATCAGGTGTTTTTCATCACGCGTAACCCCCTGATGCCGCCGGTCGCGAAGCTCACCGACGCGCAGGCGGCGGTCGCGTTCATGCTCGGGGAGTCGGTCGAGACGAGCGCGGGCGACCCCTCGCGGGTCGGCGAGTCGATCCGCGTGGTCGGCACGAACCCCTTCATCGTCGGGCCGGAAGGCGAGGAGGGCAATCGATTCCGCGATCTCATCGCGACCCTCGATGTCCAGTGTTACGTCATCAACACGGGCGTGGTCGGAACCGACGACCCGGTCGATGTCGGCGTCGAGGAGACGGTCGCGATTCTGGAAGGGATCGCACGCGGGACCGTCAAGTGGACCCGTGACGACGACCTCGACCTCACGGTCCCGGCGTCGGTTCCCGGCGTCGACGTCGACCGGTTCGCGGTCGCGGACCGCGTCGACGGGTTCGCGGACGCACAGGCGGCGCTGCGCGCCGATCGCCGCGAGTACCTCGCGCGGTTCGGGACGCTCGACGAGGAGATCGTGGACGCGACGTACTGAGCGTCAGACGACGGCTTCTCGGAGGTATTGACCGTCGGATCAGTCAGCGCCGTGGTTCGGCGTGTATCCACACGCCTGACAGACCAGCGAGCCGTGTTCTCGGGTCACGCTACCGCCACACTGTGGACACGTCGACCGCATACACTCCCCTGTGTTCGACGGACACATAACTCTTTATCGCTGATCGTCGACACGAGTCCACTCCGGACAGAGCAGTCAGTCGTCGACCGCGGCGTCCGGTCGATACCCGCGACTGATCGCCTTCCACGCCCCGGAGCGGAACCGGTAGTAGTTGATGACCGCGCCCGGGACGCTCTCCGCGAGGAAGGAGAGATACACTCCCAACAGTCCCAGCGTCGTCGTCGCGCCGAGGTAGACGAGCGGGATGGCGAACCCGAACATGCCGACGGCGCGAGCGTAGAACGGCCAGTTGGTGTCGCCGGTCGCGTCGAGCGCGCCCGCGACTGCGTTCGTGACTCCCTGCGGAACGATGGCGACGCAGGCGGTGTACACGAGCGGAACGGCGACGGGCACGGCGGACGACGCCGGGTCGTCGACGAACACGAGGACGATGGGTCGCGCGAACACCGCGACCGTGGCCGCCGCGACGAGGTACGTGGCGACGGTGAAGGCGGTGATCTCGCGGCCGTACCGCTCGGCGGCCTCCTCGTCGCCCGTCCCCAAGGCCTGCCCGACGAGGCTGGACGCCGCGAGTCCGAACCCCCAGCCGGGCGCGTTCATCAGCCCCCAGACCCGGCGGCTGATGACGTACGCGGCGACGACGTGCGAGCCGAACGCGGCCAACAGCGCGAGAAGGGGAAACCGCGCGACCGTCCACACGGAGCTCCGGCCAACCACGGGGATACCGATGGAGAGCAGATCTCGAAGCATCTCCCGTCGGAGGTAGCCCCCGAACCAGTCGACGCGGACGGGGAACGCGCCGACCAGCGGGAGCCGACCGGCGGCGAAGCCGACCGCGAACGCGACCGTGACGAGGACGCCCGCGACGACCGTTCCCAGCGCCGCGCCGACGACGCCCATGTCGAGCGCGAAGATGAAGACCGCGTTGAGGGCGACGTTGACGGCCGCGCCGCCGGAGCGGACGACCATGGGCGTCCACGCGTCGTCGGCACCGACGAGCGCGCGAGACCCGATCTGGTTGAGGACGGCGAACGGCACGCCGACCGCGAGTACGCGGAGGTAGTCGGCCCCGTACGCGACCGCCGCCGGGTCGTCCGACAGCACCCCGACGAGCGACCGGGGGGTCAGCCAGAACAGCGCCGCGACCGGGAGCGCGATCGCCGTCGCGAGGACGACGCTCGACCGGACGACCTGACCGAGCTCGTCGCGGTCGTCGGCACCGAAGTGCTGGGAGACCAAGGCGATGGTGCCCGCCGCCATCCCGCCGCCGACGGCGAACGACACCCCCCAGAACGGGCCGGCGAACCCCATCCCGGCGATGGCCGTCTGCCCGAGCGCGACGCCGACCATCGCGGTGTCCGCGACGCTTTTGGACATCCGCGCGAGGCCGGTGACGATGCGCGGCAACGCGAGGTCCGTCGTCTCCTCTGCTCGCTCGCGGCCGACGAGTCCGAGCCGGGCGAGCAGCGCGCCGATGCCCAGCAGAAGCAGTCGGAGCGGGTTCGGAAGCCGGACCACCGTACGCGACGCCACTCACAGCCGTTAAATAAGTGTTGTCGACGCAGCTCCGGAGTCCCCCGGTTTCAAGACGAATCCCCGCAAAGACCAGCTATGCGAACGCTTCGCGACGCCGCAGCGGACGCGGACGTCCACATCGGTGCCGCCGTCGACGTCGAATCGCTCCGGACGAACACCGACTACCGGGAGACCGTCGCCCGCGAGTTCGACGCGGTCACCGCGGAGAACGCGATGAAGTGGGGGCCGCTGGCGGACGGCGAGTCCGGCTACGACTTCGCGGCCGCCGACGACATCGTCGACTTCGCGGCCCGCCACGACATGTACGTCCGCGGCCACACGCTGGTCTGGCACCGAATGTACCCCGAGTGGGTCCGGCCGTGGGCGCGCTCGGACACGGAGATGCGACGGCTGCTCAGCGACCACATCCACACGGTTGCCGGCCGGTACCGGGGTCGGGTGGACGCGTGGGACGTGGTCAACGAGGCGGTCGACGACGACGGCGGGCTCCGGGAGAACGCGTGGCTGAACGCGCTCGGACCGGAGTACATCGACCGCGCGTTCGAACACGCGGCCGCGGTCTCGGACGCCGACCTCTTCTACAACGACTACGGAGCCGACGGGCTGTCCGCGAAGGCCGACGAGGTGTACGACCTCGTGTCAGACCTCGTCGCCCGCGAGGTCCCCGTCGACGGCGTCGGCCTCCAGTTACACGTCTTCGACGACGTGGTGCCGCCCGCGGACGTGGCCGCGAACGTCGAGCGTCTCACCGACCTCGGGCTGGACGTCCACATCACCGAACTCGACGTCGGCATCGGGGAGGCGGTCGCGGACCGCGACGAGCAGGCCGAGTACTACTACGACGTCGTCTCGGCCGCCGTCGACGCCGGCGTCGACACGGTCGTCACGTGGGGCGTCGACGACGGGCAGTCGTGGCTCCCGGCTCGGGGATTCGGTGACGCGCCGCTCCTGTTCGACGAGGAGTTCCGGCGCAAGCCCGCGCACGGGGCCGTCCTCGACGCGCTCGGGGAATAGCGAGGCGCTCGACGAACAGCGAGGCACTCGACGAACAGCGACGCCGGCCGCCGACGCTACGCGAACTCTGGGCCGTCGACGTCCTCGTCGGCCGCCTCCCGCCAGGTGTGTTCGGGCGTCCACCCGAGGTCGCGTTCGGCCTTCGCGGTGGTGAACGCCGACTCGTCGCCGTCGGTGTCGCACGGCGGAGCCTCGTCGAACAGCGCGTCGAAGAGGGCGGCGGTGTCGACGCCGAGGTAGTTCTCCGCCGCGTGACAGAGGTACGCCTCGTGGCCGTCGACTTCCGCGTCCACCGCCGCCGTGACCATCGACGTGAGATCGCGGACGTCGACGTACGACCAGAAGTTCCCGATACCGCCGTCCGGCGGGTCGTCCGTCGAGCGAGCGGCCAGCGCGTCGACGTCGAAGGCCTCACGGTTCTGTTCGGTCAGGTACTCGCCGGGGTACTGTACCCACGACGGCCGGATCGAGGCGATCGAGACGTCGTGTTTCCGCGCCATCGATCGGGCGACTGCTTCGCCGGCCTCCTTCGAGACGCCGTAGGCGTCTTCCGGCCGGAGCGGGTGCGCCTCGTCGACGGGGACGTACTCGGGTTTCAGCACCTCGTCGGCGAACGGGAACCCGTAGGCGGACTCGGAGCTCGCCCACACGACGTCCGCACCGGCGTGACCGGCGGCGTCGAGGACGTTGTACGCGCTCTCCGTGTTGTTCGTGAACACGCGTGACTCGGCGTGACCGGTCGGGTCCGGAATCGCCGCGAGGTGGACGACGGCGTCGGGGTCGGCGCTCGCGACGAGCTCCAGCGTCTCGCCCTGATCGGTCAGGTCGACCTCGAAGAACGACGCACCCTCGGGACCGCCTTCGGCGGGGAGTCGCCGGTCGAGGCCGACGACATCGCGGCCGTCCGCGACGAGTCTGTCGACCGTCCACTGTCCGACCCCACCGAGCGCGCCCGTGACGACGACATCGGCTGATGCTGAACTCACGCTCGGAGTCACGACGGGGAATCTAATGAAACACGGGGTCCGGGTGCGATCCGTGCGTTCAGCACGCATCGACCGCCGCGAGTGATCTCATTTTTGTTCTGTTATCCAGAACATTTATCACTGCTATATGTCGTAATTGATCGGTATGGACGCAAAACATCCGGTTCGAACCACCGAAAAGACCCTCGCGCTGGTCGAGGAGCTGATGGACCGCGAGCCGTGCGGAGTGACGGAGCTGGCGGACGGGCTGGAGATGGGGAAAAGCGCCGTTCACAACCACCTCACGACGCTACGAAAGCACGGATACGTGCTGAAATCCGGCGACGAGTACCAGCTCGGGCTGAAGTTCCTCGAAGTCGGGGGGTCTACCCGGAAGTCGATGGAGTTCTATCAGGTGGCCGAGCCGGAGGTGAAGTCGCTCGCGGACGAGACCGGCGAGCTCGCGAACCTCCTCGTCGAGGAACAGGGGATGGGCGTCTATCTGATGCGATCGAAGGGGGAGGACGCCGTCGACCTCGACACATACGCCGGGCTTCGGACCCATCTCCACACCACCGCACTCGGGAAGGCGATCCTCGCGTACCTGCCCGAGTCTCGCGTCGAGGAGATCATCGAGCAGCACGGAATTGAACAGAAGACCTCCCGGAGCGTCGGCTCCCGCGAGGAGCTGTTCGACGCGCTGGAGGGCGTCCGCGACCGCGGATACGCCATCGACGACGGGGAGCGGCTCGAAGGGCTGCGCTGTATCGCGGCCCCGGTCAAGGACTCCTCGGACGAGGTCCTCGGCGCGATCAGCGTGTCCGCGCCCGCCAGCCGCGTCAGCGACGACGACCTCCACGGCCGGCTCCCCGAACGCGTGCTCAGCGCGGCCAACGTCGTCGAACTGAACATCAACTACTGATACCCGTTCTATTATACAGAACAGTTGTTCGACGCGTTTCGATTCCGGTTGGTGGGGGAGCTGTCCGCGATAATCGCCGAAATTCGGCGGGGTATCTCGTTCATTTCTGGCTTACTATTACTATTGTACGACTGTAATGGTTACCGGCGAGACATCCAGATAAATGTTCTGTATATCAGAATATATCAGATAACTCGACGAACGAGGCCACTCCCTCGCCCGCGCTCCAACCGAGCGCCTGCCCGGCGTCGTCCGCGTCTCGATCCACCGCGAAAGCCGCGGTACATCGCCCTGTGTCTACGGGATCCTCGCCGGTGCCGCCTCAGAGCCCGTACAGCTCTTTCGGGCGATCGTAGGCGACGTGCTCGACGAGACGCTCGGCGTTGTCGTAGGGGAGCCGGCCGCGGTCGACCATCCTGCCGACGGCGTTCGCGAGCGACCGGCGGAACATCTCGAAGCGGGAGCCGTAGGAGACGAGCTTCCGGGAGTCGCTGACCATGCCGGCGTGGTTCGCGAGGAGGTCGACGGACGCCACCCGTTCCAGCTGGGTTTCGATCCCCATCGGGCTGTCGTTGAACCACCACGCCGGCCCGACGCTCACGTTCGGGTACGCGCGGGAGACGACCGCGAGGCTCGGGTAGTGCGTCGGGTCGAGCGTGTAGACGACGATCTCCATCTCGCCGTCGAAGCGGTCGAGGAAGTAGTCCAGCCCGTCCACGAGGTCGACGTCTTGCGTCGACACGTCCCCGCCCGCGTTCTTCCCGAGGTCGTCGTAGAGCGACTCCCGGTAATCGCGGACCGCGCCGACGTGAAGCTGGGTCGTCCAGCCCGCCTCGCTGTTCAGTTCGCCGACGAACTCCAGCAGGAACGCCTTGTAGTCGCGGACCTCCGCCTCCGAGAGGCTCGCACCGCGGCGCGCCTTCGCGTACACGTCGCCGGCGCGCTCGACGCTGACGGGCCGCGAGACCGGCGTCGTCCCGGTCCCGATGTCGCAGGCCACACAGCCGTGATCGACGAAGTAGTCGTGGGTCTCCGCGAGCGCGTCCAGAAAGCCCTCGAAGTCGTCCACGGCCGGCTCCGTGACTGCGTCGAGTTCGTCGACGAACGACTCCCACGCCGGAGTCTCGACTTTCAGCGCGCGGTCCGGCCGCCACGTCGGCCGGACCTCGACGCCCCGAACCTCGGTCTCGGCGCGTTCGTGGTACTCCAGCCGCGAGGTCGGGTCGTCGCTGCTACACAGCACCTCGACGTTCATCTCACGGAGGACCGATTGGGGCCGCATGGCGTCGGTCGCGAGCTGGCGTTTCGTCTCCGTCCAGATCTCGTCGGCGGTGTCGGCGTTCAACGGTTGCTCGATACCGAACCGGCGCTTTAAGTCGAGCTGGACCCAGTCGTACGTCGGGTTCCCCGCGAAGTCAGGAAACACCTCGGCCAGCGCGTCCCACTTCTCCCGGTTGCCGGCGGCTCCCGTAATCTTCTCCTCGGGAACGCCCCGCTTGCGCATCAGCTGCCAGACGTAGTGATCCGTTGCGCCCTCGACCTCCCAGATGTCGTTCCACGGCTCGTCGTCGACGACCTCCCGGAGGTCGATGTGGTTGTGCGGGTCGACGACGGGCAGGTCCGCGATAGCGTCGTAGAGGTCGACGGCGGTCTCGGAGTCGAGCAGGTACTCCTCGTCGATGAATCCCATACCGGCCGTTCCAGCGAGACCAACAATAAAACTCCCGACACTGGCGGTCGGCGCGTCCGATCAGGGCGTCAACGTCAGCGACTCCGCGTCCAGTGAAACCTCGTAGTAGCCCCGTCCGTTCCACGGTAGGGGGCGTCCGTTCTGTTCGAGCGTGCCGCCGTCGACGGTGACCCGGAGACGGTGGCCGTCCGGGAACGCGTCGGGACACTCCCACTCCCAGACGGTCTCGTCTCCGACTTCGGTCGGAGTCACTCCCTCGAAGAATCGCTGTGCCCGCCAGTACGACCCGATGCGAGCGACCGTGTCGACCCAGACATCGCCGGCGGTCGCCGCGTGCTCGATGCTCGCCGCGAGTTCGTCGACCGCGACCGGCGCGTACCCCTCCTCGTCGGTCGGCGCGATACTGTGGAACGTGAACAGGAGCCACTCGCCCGCGTCGCGCGCGTCGTCGACCAGCCGGTCGAACGTCTCCGCGGTGTCTCCCGCCTGAGCGACGTAACTGGGCAGCTCGTAGGGGTCCGTCTCGCCGTCGGGTGCGACGGTCCCGCCGCCGACGCCGCGGTTCAGCAACAGCCCCGTCTCTCGGGCGGCGTCACGCCAGCCGCGGTCGCCGAACGGCGACGCCATCGTCGACACGCCGGGCTGGTCGAGGTCCTCCGTGAGGTACGACGCACACGCATCCAGCTCCGCCCGCCGGCTCTCCCGCGGCGTCCCGAAGCTACCGCCCGTGAGGTCGCCGTGCGGGTGGCTCGCGGTGTGGTTGCCGAGTTCGTTGCCGTCGGCGGCGATCGCCCGCCAGGCGTCGGCCGAGGCGTCGCGGTCGCTGGGGACGTAGAAGGTGACGTCGGCACCGGCAGCCCGAAGCGCCCCGTAGTGCTCGACGTGCGACGGGAGCGCGTCGTCGAAGGTGTACGAGACCGCGCTCCGGAAGCCCGCCCAGTCGAGGACGCGTAGATTCCCCGGTTCGCCCGACGGGCGAGACACGTCGTCGCGTGGCGGCGCTGGAGGCGGGGACGGGTCGTTCACGGCGCTCACTCCGCCCGCCCGTCGCCGGCCGGTCGGGTCTGCTCTAAGAGGCCGGTCATGTAGCCGACGGCGAACAGCCGCCCCATGTCGGTGTAGCCGGCCTGCGCGTCGTCGCGGTGGTCCTCGCCGAGCATCCGCGGGACGTGGTCCGGGCGAATCGGGCCGTCGAACCCGACCTCGCGGTACGCCTCCATCGCGGCGAGCATGTCCGTCGGGCCGTCGTCCTGCCACGTCTCGACGAACTCCTCGGGCGTCCCGTCGACGTCCCGGAAGTGGACGAAGTGGATGCGGTCGCCGAACCGTCGAATCGTCTCCGGCACGTCGGCGTCCATCGCGGCGTAGTTGCCCTGACAGAACGTCAGCCCGTGGTTCGGGCTGTCGTGGAGATCTAAGATACGCTGAACGTTCTCCACGGAGCTGACGAGCCGGGGGACGCCGCGGACGGAGTCGACAGGGGGGTCGTCGGGGTGGAGCGCGAGCTTCACGCCCGCCTCCTCGGCGACCGGGACGACCTCGTCGAGGAAGTACTCCAAGTTCTCCCAGAGCTCCGCCTCGGTGATGTCCACGGGATAGTCGGGCGCGCGCTCGGACTGCTCGTGGTCGTAGGCGGTCGTCCGAGAGTCTCCCCGTAGTGGCACCTCGTCTGTGGTGCGGAGGACGCCGACCGGGTTCTCGGTCCACACCCAGCAGTAGACGTCGACGCCGACCCGCCCCATGTTGCGGATGAGCCGCTTGACCGTCTCGATCTCCTCGTCGCGACCGTCTCGACCGAGTACCGTCTTCGTCATCGGCGGGCGGTCCTCGACGACGTCCAAGGAGAGCCCGTGGTCGGCGAACCGGTTCTTCGTCGCGAGCAGCGAGTCGTACGTCCACCACTCCTCTTCGCCCCAGAACCGGACGACCGCGGCCTTGACGCCGAGCTGGCGGGCGAGCGTCCATCGCCGGTCCGGTCGCGGCGGCAACATCAGTGACGTGTCCATGCGTCGGCTTCGTGGACGCTCCCAATAGTAGTTCCGTGTGCGGGGTTCGGCCCCGAGTTACTGTGCGCTGTCGTCGTACCCGCCGTCGACGGTGATCACTTCGCCGGTCGTGAAGGAGGCGGCGTCGCTCGCGAGGTAGAGCGCGGTCCCGACCATCTCGTCGGGCGTGGCGACTCGACCCATCGGGGTGCGCTCGTCGACGGTCTCGCGGAACTCGGAGCCGTCGTCGAGCTTCGGGCCGGCCATCTCGGTCTTGACGAAGCCGGGCGCGATGGCGTTCACGCGGATGTCGGGCGCGAGGTCGGCCGCGGCGGCGCGCGTCAGCCCGTTCACGCCGCTCTTCGCCGCGCAGTAGGCCGCCCGGGCTTCCCGGGCCTGGTCGGCGGACATCGAGGAGATGTTGATGATGCTCCCGGCGTCCATCTCCCGGGCGAACACCCGGCAGGCCGTGAAGACGCCGGTGAGATCGACCTCGATGTCCTGTTGCCACTCCTCGTCGGTCATCTCGGTGATCGGCGACTGAGCGACCGTCCCCGCCGAGTTGACGAGGATGTCGACGTCGCCGACCTCTTCGATGGTCGTGTCACGGAGGGTTTCGAGGGAGTCGGCGTCGGTCACGTCACACGTCACCTCGGCGGTGGCCGCGCCGCGCTCGCGAAGTTCCTCGGCGACGCGCTCGACGGCGTCCGCGGAGCGGCTGGTCGCGACGACGTCGGCACCGTCCTCGGCGAACCCGAGCGCGATGGCGCGGCCGATTCCCCTCGTGCCGCCGATGACGACGGCGGTCTTTCCCTCGACACTCACGGACGGCATGCTATCTGTAGACATACGCGACCGTTCCGTCGCCGGTGATTTATACGTGGTGGAACGCCGCGTTCGGT belongs to Halorubrum sp. DM2 and includes:
- a CDS encoding YccF domain-containing protein, which produces MAQRSLPVRALWFVFVGWWATPIVVNVAWALNVTVLLLPVGIKLINLVPTVLTLAEPRSLSEPESARGQRSLAVRGIYFLLVGWWLSLLWANVASLLAITVVGLPVAVWMLNRLPYVTSLYRFHG
- the rdfA gene encoding rod-determining factor RdfA, with the protein product MTAEASDTNTKVARVIRKYDLDGMGANLETAWTGESGERTSLRDLADEFNEAVLEAALREANVSSVSVNVSSAYDALRGESGSSKTRTRRHLEREGIDVDELTGDFVTHQAIHTYLTKEREASLPAAGDGMVERKVETIEKLVGRLSAVAESAISSLASADELDTDGYDVLVDVRAVCPHCGADVPIGELIRRGGCGCTAKSEAAEE
- a CDS encoding FAD-dependent oxidoreductase — encoded protein: MNKTVDEVTIVGGGDVGLLTALSVRQMNPDVDVSVVDDFQQAVPQVGKSTYREIQGILHGALQLDEHEFIAEVKPIWKASVYFRDWCDRPSFQFPFDAPTKYPDANTPNAVEHFYHHYDELCDSPDHRTRGEQILAQGKSPWYYGSDGDLDKYDDVAYHLNTKRFNGFLRKHCRERGVSLVDDEITAVETDGSRINAIQGSQRRYEADLYVDATGFNRILRSEQDVEFRDFDFPLDAALNVRIDRSLSDVIPATVVETGDHGWFWQIDTYDNRDLGYVFSTEYTDEETAMTEFREFVAEVAPGDAGDALTDAETEVDRYDFESGYHDRAWVRNCLAIGNAQGFVEPLQSTALTANASLAVRFANLLSSHGRVVDDAIRTAFNESVRRAWESIHDFVGVHYRYASGETPFWREVRSTGVNSRTDRITDEFDRYGYDWTVDHEDGGDLSELDIFLLPDFYTVMRSMGATSDFYDENEFNVSDEVANERDGFYRNVERQVENDHLTVEEFYTGILNFTAPEDGVGA
- a CDS encoding phosphoenolpyruvate carboxykinase (ATP), with the translated sequence MADVRDSPTVTDYPDPETADHITYNPSLATLRGYSSHLETTTDYGAPAYVSEYRSRSAERTKNAVDDGFDADDFRVFEQALDWVRDPHNDVVCVDRVVGRHGDAAHVCRLFVPEEYGRIALAWAKLLEPAEEADPDFVTVQLPDATPEPTIRILPEAGVTTVLGSDYTGEAKKSFLRLFMLRAKQRGGLGLHAGSKRVTLDDADGRREVGQLFLGLSGTGKSTLTSHGLWLDDPEGVEMIQDDVCALLPSGTVAGSEGGGLYIKTLGLAADEQPELHDAATDESAALENVAVDDDGSVHFDEPRHGRNARAVIRRDRLASASEDVDLPTVDQVFFITRNPLMPPVAKLTDAQAAVAFMLGESVETSAGDPSRVGESIRVVGTNPFIVGPEGEEGNRFRDLIATLDVQCYVINTGVVGTDDPVDVGVEETVAILEGIARGTVKWTRDDDLDLTVPASVPGVDVDRFAVADRVDGFADAQAALRADRREYLARFGTLDEEIVDATY
- a CDS encoding MATE family efflux transporter — encoded protein: MVRLPNPLRLLLLGIGALLARLGLVGRERAEETTDLALPRIVTGLARMSKSVADTAMVGVALGQTAIAGMGFAGPFWGVSFAVGGGMAAGTIALVSQHFGADDRDELGQVVRSSVVLATAIALPVAALFWLTPRSLVGVLSDDPAAVAYGADYLRVLAVGVPFAVLNQIGSRALVGADDAWTPMVVRSGGAAVNVALNAVFIFALDMGVVGAALGTVVAGVLVTVAFAVGFAAGRLPLVGAFPVRVDWFGGYLRREMLRDLLSIGIPVVGRSSVWTVARFPLLALLAAFGSHVVAAYVISRRVWGLMNAPGWGFGLAASSLVGQALGTGDEEAAERYGREITAFTVATYLVAAATVAVFARPIVLVFVDDPASSAVPVAVPLVYTACVAIVPQGVTNAVAGALDATGDTNWPFYARAVGMFGFAIPLVYLGATTTLGLLGVYLSFLAESVPGAVINYYRFRSGAWKAISRGYRPDAAVDD